The Akkermansia sp. N21116 genome includes a region encoding these proteins:
- a CDS encoding polysaccharide biosynthesis tyrosine autokinase: MVEPLPAVASSSSEEQEETSFSLDIILTVLRRYWYAVIITALLGACTAYYLAGRQNYVYQKTASVMMRDSKAGKGASSERIMTELGIDSGSANLANESYVLKSTALMKKVVEDLDLHISYGVRKDFRELDLYRDTPLLVVFQAIDKSRPYSFGITPREDEQFTLTYSSTDDTPTEVTGSYGQPLVLPFATLTVHPTSRMNDSWKDREVLVHYTSPLATTHSLLAGLTVTRPDAKDSSLLEMTLTAGNPDKATDVLNHLIEVYNQLSKDEKSQSSRKVESFIDKSLKEVKASLEAVDQKITDSKIKGDIVRDTETTMTADFTTSQALEKEIFDLETQIKLASNLASSLKETGMKDALISVDTGLADSSIASQVTLYNEAYLEYQKIAGSAGRRNPIAVGLRDKMNSTRAAAGKALTNYRNNLEIKHRELQKKQASLSDRLAATAAKEHELMPLMWEHKVKEEIYLMLLSKQLENALALAAAEPSARVLETAHGSDLPISPKTMQFVAAGGLGGAALCIFAFVGVSMLNNKVRNKHDLPGVSNLPVLAELPVLSKKESKHPSLFIQDDHSVIAECFHILRNNVDSLLPRPEQGGYIMMVTSTMAGEGKTMTSCNLASAFAKAGKKVLLIDGDLRKTSLSNKLGGKGRKGLTSILRKQVEDPASVIHTAENAPDGLFVLYAGPYVPNPVTLLSTPLLGKLLKYLQKQYDAVIIDCPPYGILADTAIIGALADISLYVVRSGMIDKRYFTQVQQLADKGKLHNLSYVINEVDFKSASYNHYGYGYGYQYGYGCKESEDAEKAHES, from the coding sequence ATGGTAGAACCGTTACCTGCTGTTGCTTCCAGCTCCTCCGAGGAACAGGAAGAAACTTCATTCTCCCTCGACATTATCCTGACGGTTTTGCGTCGGTACTGGTATGCCGTGATTATTACCGCCTTGCTGGGCGCATGTACGGCGTACTATCTGGCCGGTAGACAAAACTACGTCTATCAAAAGACAGCCAGTGTGATGATGCGTGATTCCAAGGCGGGCAAAGGCGCTTCTTCGGAACGTATCATGACCGAGCTTGGGATCGACTCCGGCTCCGCCAACCTGGCCAACGAAAGTTACGTCCTGAAATCCACCGCCTTGATGAAAAAAGTGGTGGAGGATCTGGATTTGCACATTTCCTATGGTGTCCGGAAGGATTTCCGGGAACTGGATCTGTATCGGGACACTCCGCTTCTCGTTGTTTTCCAGGCAATCGACAAAAGCCGCCCCTACTCGTTTGGCATCACTCCCCGGGAGGACGAACAATTCACCCTGACTTATTCCAGTACGGATGACACCCCGACGGAGGTGACCGGTTCCTATGGACAGCCCCTTGTTCTCCCCTTCGCCACCCTGACTGTTCACCCTACGTCAAGAATGAATGATTCCTGGAAGGACCGGGAGGTCCTGGTTCACTATACCTCCCCCCTTGCGACGACCCATTCTCTTCTTGCCGGTTTGACTGTTACCCGTCCGGACGCCAAGGATTCCAGTCTTTTGGAGATGACGCTGACGGCCGGCAATCCGGACAAGGCCACCGATGTTCTCAACCACCTTATCGAGGTGTACAATCAGCTCTCGAAAGACGAGAAGAGCCAGTCCTCCCGGAAAGTGGAGAGCTTTATCGATAAAAGCTTGAAGGAGGTCAAAGCCTCTTTGGAGGCTGTCGATCAAAAAATTACCGACTCCAAGATTAAGGGAGACATCGTCCGTGATACGGAGACGACGATGACGGCCGATTTCACGACCTCCCAGGCGTTGGAAAAGGAAATCTTCGATTTGGAAACCCAGATCAAGCTTGCTTCGAATCTCGCCTCCAGCCTCAAGGAAACAGGCATGAAAGATGCCTTGATCTCCGTTGATACGGGACTGGCGGACTCCAGCATTGCCAGCCAGGTGACGCTCTACAACGAGGCCTATCTGGAATATCAGAAGATCGCTGGCAGCGCCGGTCGTAGAAACCCTATTGCCGTCGGGTTGCGCGATAAGATGAATTCTACCCGTGCGGCAGCCGGCAAAGCTCTGACGAACTACCGGAACAATCTGGAAATCAAACATCGGGAACTCCAGAAAAAACAGGCATCACTCTCCGACCGACTGGCGGCAACCGCTGCCAAGGAACACGAACTGATGCCCCTGATGTGGGAGCACAAGGTCAAAGAGGAAATCTACCTGATGCTTCTCAGCAAACAACTGGAGAATGCCCTGGCCCTTGCCGCAGCGGAACCCTCCGCCCGCGTGCTGGAAACCGCCCATGGCAGCGATCTTCCCATTTCTCCTAAAACCATGCAGTTTGTCGCCGCCGGTGGTCTCGGTGGCGCCGCCCTGTGCATCTTCGCTTTTGTGGGCGTGTCCATGCTCAACAACAAAGTCAGGAACAAACACGACCTGCCGGGAGTCAGCAACCTTCCCGTCCTGGCGGAATTGCCCGTTTTGAGCAAAAAGGAAAGCAAACATCCTTCCCTCTTCATCCAGGACGATCATTCCGTGATTGCGGAATGCTTCCACATCCTGCGCAACAATGTCGACTCCCTTCTGCCCAGGCCCGAACAGGGCGGTTACATCATGATGGTCACCTCCACCATGGCTGGAGAAGGGAAGACCATGACGTCCTGCAACCTGGCTTCCGCTTTTGCCAAGGCCGGGAAAAAGGTGCTCCTCATTGACGGCGACTTGCGGAAAACCTCCCTCAGCAACAAACTTGGAGGGAAAGGGCGCAAGGGGTTGACTTCCATCCTGCGCAAACAAGTAGAGGATCCGGCCTCGGTGATCCACACGGCGGAAAACGCTCCGGACGGTTTGTTCGTCCTCTATGCCGGCCCCTATGTCCCCAATCCCGTGACATTGCTCAGTACGCCTCTGCTGGGCAAATTGCTGAAGTACCTTCAGAAGCAGTACGATGCCGTCATCATCGACTGCCCACCCTATGGGATCCTGGCCGACACCGCCATCATCGGCGCCTTGGCGGATATCTCCCTTTACGTCGTCCGCAGCGGTATGATCGACAAGCGATATTTCACTCAAGTCCAGCAACTTGCCGACAAGGGCAAACTCCACAACCTCTCTTACGTCATCAATGAGGTCGACTTTAAATCCGCCAGCTACAACCACTACGGTTATGGCTACGGATACCAGTACGGCTATGGGTGCAAGGAAAGCGAAGATGCGGAGAAAGCCCACGAATCCTGA
- a CDS encoding polysaccharide biosynthesis/export family protein, translating to MKQKLITFILIVCSFSSVTLLPSCVSPKEVLYIQDVSADSKEKLKNNYQTTIQKDDQLYISVSSKQPELTAPFAVSEMGTTGNNNTNKPKGYLVDVNGDIVLPVIGKMKASGKTCSQLASDIASSLKRNDYISDASVNVQIMNFKFSVIGEVNKPGTYSIEGQRVTILEAISRAGDLNIDGNRDITLIRETNGQRQIANIDLRSKDLFNSPYYYIQQNDIIYVSPSERKVNTRSDAVQWYGWGLSGLGVTLAVIAMCL from the coding sequence ATGAAACAAAAACTTATTACCTTCATACTTATCGTATGCTCCTTCTCGTCGGTTACACTTCTTCCTTCTTGCGTTAGCCCTAAGGAAGTCCTTTATATACAGGATGTTAGCGCTGATAGTAAGGAAAAGCTCAAAAATAACTACCAGACGACAATCCAGAAGGACGACCAGCTCTACATCTCCGTTAGCAGCAAGCAACCGGAACTGACTGCTCCCTTTGCCGTGTCCGAGATGGGAACGACCGGCAATAACAATACAAATAAACCTAAGGGGTATTTGGTCGACGTCAATGGAGACATTGTCCTGCCTGTCATCGGTAAAATGAAGGCCTCCGGCAAAACCTGTTCTCAATTGGCCTCCGACATTGCTTCTTCTCTCAAGCGCAATGATTACATCAGTGACGCTTCCGTCAACGTGCAGATCATGAATTTCAAGTTTTCCGTCATTGGCGAAGTCAACAAACCCGGCACCTATTCCATCGAAGGCCAGCGGGTCACGATCCTCGAAGCCATTTCCCGCGCCGGAGACTTAAATATCGACGGCAACCGCGACATCACCCTCATCCGCGAAACGAACGGTCAGCGCCAGATCGCCAACATCGACCTTCGCAGCAAGGACCTTTTCAACTCTCCCTATTATTATATTCAGCAGAACGATATCATTTATGTTTCTCCTTCGGAACGCAAGGTCAATACCCGCAGCGATGCTGTCCAGTGGTATGGTTGGGGGCTTTCAGGGTTGGGGGTCACTCTGGCCGTGATTGCCATGTGCCTGTAA